One part of the Megachile rotundata isolate GNS110a chromosome 16, iyMegRotu1, whole genome shotgun sequence genome encodes these proteins:
- the Rep gene encoding rab escort protein isoform X2, whose protein sequence is MEDYLPNEYDVVVVGTGMTESIVAAAASRIGKKVLHLDSNEYYGGLWATFNFDGLQKWIDDLKVSGSNAKNAFNLDLKPEEQFLEASNQYSTVENIEQTWFISNEVDLPVVSSKDTQTDNGDNSGSGDEKVDDDKIEKKENVKQWSIDRISNEYRKFNIDLAPKLLFARGELVELLISSNIARYAEFRAVSRVATFMDGKLTQVPCSRADVFANKTVSVVEKRMLMQLLTSCMEQGADSPEFDGFRDKTFLEYLNTKNLTPIVQHYVVQAIAMATEKTSCRDGVNRTKHFLNSLGRYGNTPFLWPMYGSGELPQCFCRLCAVFGGVYCLKRQLDGVIINKDKCKAIISGKQRISLEHLIVGQGHLPPEIVASEGEQRISRGIFITDRSIMQGEKENLTLLYYPPEEPDQEPVTVIELGPSTNACPQGLFVVHMTCKRTTNAKEDLSYAVNKFLKAEPLDPLATRSSIHSHTQTVSPDKRHIQAKSIFKSMYPEEDFLPRAPDPEEIVLEGEEAPGPKFEGDTEAEEKQDIEKAEKED, encoded by the exons ATGGAGGACTATCTGCCAAATGAATACGATGTCGTTGTTGTAGGGACAG GTATGACGGAATCCATTGTTGCAGCAGCAGCAAGTAGAATTGGGAAAAAAGTTCTTCACTTAGACAG TAATGAATATTATGGAGGCTTATGGGCAACATTTAATTTTGATGGTCTGCAGAAATGGATAGATGATTTGAAAGTTTCTGGAAGTAATGCCAAAAATGCATTTAATCTAGATTTAAAACCTGAAGAACAGTTTTTAGAAGCTAGTAATCAATATTCTACTgttgaaaatattgaacaaaCTTGGTTTATTTCAAA TGAAGTAGATTTACCAGTAGTTTCTTCAAAAGATACTCAGACTGATAATGGAGATAACAGTGGTAGTGGCGATGAAAAAGTAGATGAtgataaaattgaaaagaaagagAATGTAAAACAGTGGAGCATAGATCGTATAAGCAAcgaatacagaaaatttaatattgatcTGGCACCAAAG TTGCTATTTGCACGTGGTGAACTAGTTGAGCTCTTGATTTCTAGTAACATTGCTCGTTACGCGGAATTTCGTGCTGTGTCAAGAGTAGCAACATTTATGGATGGAAAATTAACGCAAGTACCTTGCTCAAGAGCTGATGTATTTGCAAATAAAACTGTTAGCGTTGTCGAAAAAAGAATGCTAATGCAATTGCTCACTTCATGCATGGAGCAAGGCGCTGATAGTCCAGAATTTGATG GATTCCGTGACAAGACCTTTTTAGAGTATTTAAACACAAAAAATTTGACACCAATCGTGCAGCATTATGTTGTTCAAGCAATTGCTATGGCCACTGAAAAGACTTCCTGTAGGGATGGTGTAAATCGTACAAAGCATTTTCTGAATAGTCTTGGACGATATGGAAATACACCTTTTCTTTGGCCTATGTATGGTAGTGGTGAATTGCCTCAGTGCTTCTGTAG atTATGTGCAGTATTTGGAGGTGTCTACTGTTTAAAGAGGCAGCTTGATGGCGTAATAATAAATAAGGACAAGTGCAAAGCTATTATTAGCGGCAAACAAAGAATAAGTTTAGAACATCTGATTGTTGGTCAAGGTCATTTGCCGCCAGAAATTGTTGCTTCTGAAGGAGAACAACGAATATCGCGTGGAATTTTTATAACTGACAG GTCAATTATGCAAGGTGAAAAAGAGAACTTAACACTTTTATATTATCCTCCAGAAGAACCTGATCAAGAACCTGTTACGGTGATTGAATTAGGACCATCTACAAATGCTTGTCCTCAAGGACTCT TCGTGGTTCATATGACATGCAAACGAACAACAAATGCGAAAGAAGATTTAAGCTATGCAGTTAATAAGTTTTTAAAAGCAGAGCCACTTGATCCATTGGCTACCCGTTCATCTATTCATAGCCATACGCAGACTGTTTCTCCAGATAAAAGACACATTCAG GCAAAGAGCATCTTCAAGTCAATGTATCCCGAAGAAGATTTTCTTCCTCGCGCACCGGATCCAGAAGAGATCGTACTTGAAGGTGAAGAAGCACCAGGACCGAAGTTTGAAGGTGATACAGAGGCTGAAGAAAAACAGGATATTGAGAAGGCTGAGAAAGAGGATTAA
- the Rep gene encoding rab escort protein isoform X1 yields the protein MEDYLPNEYDVVVVGTGMTESIVAAAASRIGKKVLHLDSNEYYGGLWATFNFDGLQKWIDDLKVSGSNAKNAFNLDLKPEEQFLEASNQYSTVENIEQTWFISNEVDLPVVSSKDTQTDNGDNSGSGDEKVDDDKIEKKENVKQWSIDRISNEYRKFNIDLAPKLLFARGELVELLISSNIARYAEFRAVSRVATFMDGKLTQVPCSRADVFANKTVSVVEKRMLMQLLTSCMEQGADSPEFDGFRDKTFLEYLNTKNLTPIVQHYVVQAIAMATEKTSCRDGVNRTKHFLNSLGRYGNTPFLWPMYGSGELPQCFCRLCAVFGGVYCLKRQLDGVIINKDKCKAIISGKQRISLEHLIVGQGHLPPEIVASEGEQRISRGIFITDRSIMQGEKENLTLLYYPPEEPDQEPVTVIELGPSTNACPQGLFVVHMTCKRTTNAKEDLSYAVNKFLKAEPLDPLATRSSIHSHTQTVSPDKRHIQEGEENNKEEPAESTKPQVLWSLYLNLPASDIKLKDSAPTNLHLCSGPDLELDFDFAVNQAKSIFKSMYPEEDFLPRAPDPEEIVLEGEEAPGPKFEGDTEAEEKQDIEKAEKED from the exons ATGGAGGACTATCTGCCAAATGAATACGATGTCGTTGTTGTAGGGACAG GTATGACGGAATCCATTGTTGCAGCAGCAGCAAGTAGAATTGGGAAAAAAGTTCTTCACTTAGACAG TAATGAATATTATGGAGGCTTATGGGCAACATTTAATTTTGATGGTCTGCAGAAATGGATAGATGATTTGAAAGTTTCTGGAAGTAATGCCAAAAATGCATTTAATCTAGATTTAAAACCTGAAGAACAGTTTTTAGAAGCTAGTAATCAATATTCTACTgttgaaaatattgaacaaaCTTGGTTTATTTCAAA TGAAGTAGATTTACCAGTAGTTTCTTCAAAAGATACTCAGACTGATAATGGAGATAACAGTGGTAGTGGCGATGAAAAAGTAGATGAtgataaaattgaaaagaaagagAATGTAAAACAGTGGAGCATAGATCGTATAAGCAAcgaatacagaaaatttaatattgatcTGGCACCAAAG TTGCTATTTGCACGTGGTGAACTAGTTGAGCTCTTGATTTCTAGTAACATTGCTCGTTACGCGGAATTTCGTGCTGTGTCAAGAGTAGCAACATTTATGGATGGAAAATTAACGCAAGTACCTTGCTCAAGAGCTGATGTATTTGCAAATAAAACTGTTAGCGTTGTCGAAAAAAGAATGCTAATGCAATTGCTCACTTCATGCATGGAGCAAGGCGCTGATAGTCCAGAATTTGATG GATTCCGTGACAAGACCTTTTTAGAGTATTTAAACACAAAAAATTTGACACCAATCGTGCAGCATTATGTTGTTCAAGCAATTGCTATGGCCACTGAAAAGACTTCCTGTAGGGATGGTGTAAATCGTACAAAGCATTTTCTGAATAGTCTTGGACGATATGGAAATACACCTTTTCTTTGGCCTATGTATGGTAGTGGTGAATTGCCTCAGTGCTTCTGTAG atTATGTGCAGTATTTGGAGGTGTCTACTGTTTAAAGAGGCAGCTTGATGGCGTAATAATAAATAAGGACAAGTGCAAAGCTATTATTAGCGGCAAACAAAGAATAAGTTTAGAACATCTGATTGTTGGTCAAGGTCATTTGCCGCCAGAAATTGTTGCTTCTGAAGGAGAACAACGAATATCGCGTGGAATTTTTATAACTGACAG GTCAATTATGCAAGGTGAAAAAGAGAACTTAACACTTTTATATTATCCTCCAGAAGAACCTGATCAAGAACCTGTTACGGTGATTGAATTAGGACCATCTACAAATGCTTGTCCTCAAGGACTCT TCGTGGTTCATATGACATGCAAACGAACAACAAATGCGAAAGAAGATTTAAGCTATGCAGTTAATAAGTTTTTAAAAGCAGAGCCACTTGATCCATTGGCTACCCGTTCATCTATTCATAGCCATACGCAGACTGTTTCTCCAGATAAAAGACACATTCAG gAGGGTGAAGAAAACAACAAGGAAGAACCTGCTGAGAGTACAAAGCCTCAGGTTTTGTGGTCATTGTACCTAAATCTACCTGCGAGTGACATTAAATTAAAGGATTCTGCGCCAACTAATCTTCATCTTTGCTCTGGTccagatttggaacttgatttTGATTTTGCTGTCAACCAG GCAAAGAGCATCTTCAAGTCAATGTATCCCGAAGAAGATTTTCTTCCTCGCGCACCGGATCCAGAAGAGATCGTACTTGAAGGTGAAGAAGCACCAGGACCGAAGTTTGAAGGTGATACAGAGGCTGAAGAAAAACAGGATATTGAGAAGGCTGAGAAAGAGGATTAA